A part of bacterium genomic DNA contains:
- the nifJ gene encoding pyruvate:ferredoxin (flavodoxin) oxidoreductase has protein sequence MAKKMMAMDGNSAAAHVAHACNEVIAIYPITPSSNMGEIADAKSAAGETNLWGTIPEVAELQSEGGASGAIHGALASGALATTFTASQGLLLMIPNMHKIAAELLPTVFHIAARSLACQALSIFGDHSDVMNCRTTGYGMISSGSIQEVMDIAMIATAASLETKLPFLHFFDGFRTSHEIQKIEVLTRETMKAMIEEEFVIAHRKQGLSPDHPMISGTSQNPDVYFQGRETINKYYLEAPAIVEKYMKKFEQLTGRKYLPFQYEGSPTAEKIIVLMGSAVETAHETVDMMNASGENVGVLKVRLYRPFSLEHLAKSLPKTIKKIAVLDRTKEPGSLGEPLYLDMVVAMDEMLIKGTAPFGSKPTIVGGRYGLSSKEFTPGMVKAVFDNLDSATPKNHFTIGINDDVTNTSIEWDENYGKGCGTGYQAMFWGLGSDGTVGANKNTIKIISKATDKYSQGYFVYDSKKAGARTTSHIRFSDEPIKSTYLCMEVNFLACHNWSFIERYDMLKFLKEGGTFLLNSPYNPKETWDRLPKKVQDQILSKNAKFYIVNGIEVAKKLGLGARINTLMQTAFFKLADIIPIDEAVKLIKESIKKTYGHKGEEVVTLNYSAVDAGLTSIHEVNYPEKTTSEIEMPPTVPDFAPDFVKNVTAKIIRLEGDDVKVSEMPPNGQWPTGTTQYEKRNIAVEIPVWEPDLCIQCGQCSLVCPHAAIRLKIYDESELKGAPETFKSTEAKTKAFAGKRATVQIAPEDCTGCGVCVEICPGRDKNNPGKKAINLQSQFELRESETANWDFFLSLSEPDPSSFNKATVKGSQLARPMFEFSGACPGCGETSYVKLVTQLFGDHALISNATGCSSIYGGNLPTTPYCKRGDGLGPAWTNSLFEDAAEIGYGFRLTTDRLMQEAIEQLEKASYIPADLKQKLLSSNQTNDIGIDIQRGLVKELKALANSNKDNYLESLADYLVKKSVWVFGGDGWAYDIGYGGLDHVLASGRNVNMLVLDTEVYSNTGGQCSKATSRGSTARFAEAGKSTPKKDLGLLAQTYGYIYTAQVAMGANPNQTVKALSEAESYDGPSIVICYCPCINHGINMTKQLTEQKKAVDSGHWLLYRYDPRRVEEGLNPLQLDSKKPSIPVEEYMYGEVRYRSLKVSKPVRAAELAVLAQFDVDKRWNFYKQLAEIDYSWAKKK, from the coding sequence CACGCTTGTAATGAGGTTATCGCGATTTACCCAATTACCCCTTCAAGCAATATGGGCGAGATAGCAGATGCTAAGTCTGCGGCAGGTGAAACGAATCTCTGGGGAACGATTCCCGAGGTTGCAGAACTGCAATCTGAGGGGGGTGCTTCCGGCGCTATTCACGGTGCTCTCGCTTCAGGGGCATTAGCAACGACGTTTACAGCAAGCCAAGGATTACTTCTTATGATCCCCAACATGCATAAGATCGCTGCTGAATTACTCCCGACGGTGTTCCACATTGCAGCTCGTTCGCTTGCATGTCAAGCTTTGTCAATATTTGGAGATCACTCAGATGTTATGAACTGCCGGACTACAGGTTATGGAATGATCTCTTCCGGTAGTATCCAAGAGGTGATGGACATAGCGATGATCGCCACAGCCGCAAGCCTCGAAACAAAATTACCTTTCCTTCACTTCTTCGATGGTTTTCGCACCAGCCACGAAATCCAAAAAATCGAGGTTCTTACCAGGGAAACAATGAAAGCTATGATCGAAGAGGAATTTGTTATCGCGCACCGCAAACAAGGCCTCTCCCCCGATCATCCTATGATAAGTGGCACAAGCCAAAACCCCGATGTTTATTTCCAGGGGCGTGAAACAATCAATAAATACTACCTCGAAGCCCCAGCGATTGTCGAAAAATACATGAAAAAATTCGAACAACTCACCGGCCGCAAGTATTTACCATTCCAATACGAGGGAAGCCCCACTGCTGAGAAAATAATCGTTCTGATGGGTTCTGCAGTCGAGACAGCACATGAAACCGTCGATATGATGAATGCTTCCGGTGAAAATGTGGGTGTTCTGAAGGTTAGGCTTTACAGGCCTTTCAGCCTGGAACATCTTGCTAAATCTCTTCCTAAAACGATTAAGAAAATCGCAGTCCTAGATAGAACAAAAGAACCCGGATCACTTGGGGAACCGCTTTATCTGGATATGGTTGTAGCCATGGATGAAATGTTGATCAAGGGAACCGCCCCCTTTGGCTCTAAACCAACAATTGTCGGCGGACGCTATGGTCTTTCCTCGAAGGAGTTCACACCGGGAATGGTCAAGGCCGTATTCGACAATCTAGACTCGGCCACACCAAAGAATCATTTCACTATAGGCATCAATGACGATGTCACTAATACTAGCATCGAGTGGGATGAGAATTACGGCAAGGGCTGTGGAACCGGTTATCAGGCTATGTTCTGGGGCCTAGGTTCCGATGGCACTGTCGGCGCAAACAAGAATACGATCAAGATCATCAGCAAAGCCACAGACAAATACTCACAAGGCTATTTTGTCTATGACTCCAAGAAGGCTGGCGCTCGCACTACAAGTCATATACGCTTCTCCGACGAACCCATCAAGAGCACATATCTTTGTATGGAGGTTAACTTCCTGGCTTGCCATAACTGGAGTTTTATTGAAAGATATGACATGCTTAAGTTTTTGAAAGAGGGCGGCACCTTCCTTCTGAACTCGCCATACAACCCAAAGGAGACCTGGGATAGACTCCCGAAAAAGGTCCAAGATCAAATATTATCAAAGAATGCTAAGTTCTATATTGTTAATGGCATCGAGGTAGCGAAAAAACTCGGTCTCGGCGCAAGGATTAACACCCTTATGCAAACAGCCTTTTTCAAACTAGCTGACATCATTCCTATAGATGAAGCGGTCAAACTTATCAAGGAATCTATTAAAAAAACCTACGGACATAAGGGCGAAGAGGTTGTTACGCTCAATTACTCCGCTGTTGACGCTGGTCTAACGAGCATCCATGAAGTAAATTATCCTGAAAAAACAACCTCCGAAATCGAAATGCCGCCTACCGTACCAGACTTTGCGCCGGATTTCGTCAAGAATGTTACAGCGAAAATCATCCGCCTCGAAGGTGATGATGTCAAGGTATCTGAAATGCCGCCTAACGGTCAATGGCCCACTGGCACAACACAATACGAAAAACGCAATATTGCAGTCGAGATTCCGGTTTGGGAACCGGATTTATGCATACAGTGCGGTCAATGTTCGCTAGTCTGTCCGCATGCCGCTATCCGTCTCAAGATATACGATGAATCCGAGCTCAAAGGCGCACCAGAAACCTTTAAATCCACAGAGGCAAAAACTAAAGCTTTTGCGGGTAAGCGTGCAACAGTTCAAATCGCTCCCGAAGATTGCACCGGCTGTGGTGTTTGTGTCGAGATTTGTCCGGGCAGAGATAAGAACAACCCGGGCAAAAAAGCAATTAACCTTCAAAGCCAATTCGAACTTCGCGAATCTGAAACCGCGAATTGGGACTTTTTCCTTTCCTTATCCGAACCGGACCCATCGAGCTTCAATAAGGCTACCGTTAAAGGCAGCCAGCTTGCGCGTCCAATGTTTGAGTTTAGCGGAGCCTGTCCAGGTTGCGGCGAGACATCTTATGTCAAGCTCGTTACGCAACTTTTTGGCGACCACGCGCTCATCTCAAACGCCACCGGTTGCTCTAGTATTTATGGCGGTAACCTTCCAACAACCCCATACTGCAAAAGAGGAGACGGCCTCGGACCGGCATGGACAAATAGTCTTTTTGAAGACGCTGCAGAGATAGGTTATGGCTTCAGGCTCACTACAGACCGTCTTATGCAAGAGGCTATCGAGCAACTCGAAAAAGCATCATATATTCCCGCCGACTTGAAACAGAAACTTCTTTCCTCTAATCAAACTAATGACATCGGCATCGATATACAGCGAGGATTGGTTAAAGAGCTTAAAGCCCTGGCTAATTCCAATAAAGATAATTATTTGGAATCGCTTGCAGATTATTTGGTGAAGAAGTCGGTATGGGTTTTCGGCGGTGATGGTTGGGCCTACGACATCGGTTATGGTGGTCTCGATCACGTGCTTGCCTCAGGGCGTAATGTAAATATGCTCGTTCTTGATACCGAAGTATATTCCAACACTGGTGGACAATGCTCTAAAGCAACATCGCGCGGTTCTACTGCCAGATTTGCCGAAGCCGGCAAATCCACACCAAAGAAGGACCTCGGTCTCTTAGCGCAAACATATGGCTACATCTATACTGCTCAAGTTGCAATGGGAGCAAATCCGAACCAAACCGTGAAGGCACTCTCTGAAGCCGAAAGCTACGATGGCCCATCCATAGTGATTTGCTACTGCCCGTGTATTAATCATGGCATTAACATGACAAAACAACTCACCGAACAGAAAAAAGCCGTTGATTCGGGACACTGGCTACTTTATCGCTACGACCCGAGACGTGTCGAAGAAGGCCTTAACCCTCTTCAACTCGACTCGAAAAAACCTTCAATCCCTGTCGAGGAATATATGTATGGCGAGGTTCGTTATCGTTCACTTAAGGTCTCGAAGCCTGTGCGCGCTGCAGAGCTTGCTGTACTGGCTCAATTCGATGTCGATAAAAGATGGAATTTCTATAAGCAATTAGCTGAAATCGATTACAGTTGGGCTAAAAAGAAATAA